In Chryseobacterium sp. C-71, the genomic window ATTACCGAAGAATGTGAAAAATTTCACTTTTGAATTAACAGATTTGTTGGGACATTCTTTTTTGAAAACTGAAAATCAAACTAAAATAAACATCTCCGGAATTGTAAAAGGTGTTTATTTAGCACACATTAAAACAGATCATCATACCGTCGTAAGAAAAGTGATGATTAAATAATCCTAAACTAAAACCTGCAGTCTATTCTGCAGGTTTTTTTATTGATTTCTATCCAATAGAATTTCTTCAATTTCATCTAAAGAAAAGTTTTTCGCTTTCAATAAAATTAAAAAGTGATATAGTAAATCTGCCGCTTCATTTTTAAATAAATCAGCATTCTCATCTTTTGCTTCTATTACCAATTCTACAGCCTCCTCGCCTACTTTTTGTGCCACTTTATTGATGCCTCTCTGAAATAGAGAATAGGTATAGGAATTTTCTACTTGATCATCAATTCGCTGAGCAATTTTGCTTTCCAATTCATATAGAAAACCTTTAGAATCCTTCTCGCCAAAACAGCTGAAGTTTCCGGTGTGACAAACTGTATTTTTTGGAATGACTTTAATTAAAATTGTATCCTGATCACAATCGATTTGAATATTTTTTACCGTTAAAAAATTCCCCGACTCTTCACCTTTTGTCCATAATCTGTTTTTTGAACGGCTGAAAAAAGTGACAATTCCTTCTTCTTTTGTTTTATTAAAAGCCTCTTCATTCATATAACCAAGCATCAAAACCTGCAATGTTCTTTCGTCCTGAATAATTACAGGAACAAGGCCGTTTGTTTTATTAAAATCTATTTTCATCTTATGTTGATATTTCTATTTTTCAATTCATTTTTTAAGCCATCAATACTAATTTCTCCAAAATGGAAAACGCTGGCAGCTAAAGCTCCGGTTGCTTTTGTTTGGTTAAAAACATCTTCAAAATCTTTAATTTTTCCCGCACCACCAGAAGCGATAACCGGTATATTTACATTTTCTGAAATCAGTTTTGTCAATCTTAAATCAAAGCCATTTTTCGTTCCGTCACCATTCATTGACGTTAAAAGAATCTCACCTGCTCCTAATTCTTCAACTTTTTTAGCCCAATCTAAAGTTTTCAACGCAGTCATTTCTCTTCCCCCTTTCACAAAAACCCAATCATCATCATTTACGAATTTTGTATCGATTGCTACAACGATGCACTGACTTCCAAATTCTTTTGCTAATTCAGAAATCAGATAAGGATTTTTAACAGCAGAAGAATTGATGCTGATTTTATCAGCTCCGGCTTCCAATAATTTTCTGACGTCTTCTACGGAAGCAATTCCGCCACCCACTGTGAAAGGAATACTTAGTTCTTTAGCGATATTTTTCACCAATTCGACAAAAGTTTTTCGTTCTTCGATGGTCGCCGTAATGTCGAGAAAAACCAGTTCGTCAGCTCCTTCATTTTCGTATTTTTTGGCTAAATCAATTGGATTTCCGGCATTTCTCAGCCCTTCAAAGTTGATTCCTTTTACTGTCGTTCCGTCTTTAATGTCTAAGCAAGGAATTATTCTTTTTTTAAGCATTTTGAATAAAATTTTGAAGTTGATTTAATGATATTTTACCCTCATAAATAGCTTTTCCAATAATGGTTCCCGCACATCCTATTTCTTTCATCAGATAAACATCTTCAATACATGAAATTCCGCCGCTTGCAACTAATTGAATTGTTGTCTTATCTAAAATTTCCTGATACAATTTGGTTGAAGTACCTTCCAACATTCCATCTTTTGATATGTCTGTACAAATTACATTTTGAATGTTTTTTTTCTGATAATCAAGAATAAAATCAATCACATTTTTATCACTTTCTTCCAACCAGCCTGAAGTTTTTATTTTCTGGTTTTCACAATCGGCTCCGAGAATTATTTTTTCTGAACCATATTTTTCAATTAATTGGAAACAAAATTCAGGATTCTGAACTGCGATGCTGCCGATGGTAATTTTCGAAGCCCCTGAATTAAAAGCGATTTCAATATCATCTTCAGTTTTCAGTCCGCCACCAAAATCGATGTGTAATGACGTTTCTTTTGCGATTGTTTCAAGCACTTTCTGATTGACAATATGTTTTGATTTCGCACCATCCAGATCCACCAAATGGAGAAACTGAATTCCAGAATCTTCAAATTCTTTGGCAACTTCAAGTGGATTTTCATTATAAATTTTCTTAGTATTGTAATCACCTTTTGACAGTCGCACACATTTTCCGTCGATGATATCTATGGCAGGAATTATTTTCATAATTAAATTTTTAAAAAGTTTTTGAGTAATTGATTCCCGAATTCCCCCGATTTCTCTGGATGGAATTGAGTCGCAAAGAAATTATCTTTCTGCAAAGAAGCGCTGAAAGGCAAAATGTAATCACAAACTGAAGTTGTACTTTCAGATAATTCACAATAAAAACTGTGGACAAAATACAAATCATATTCTTCTGAAATCTCTGAGAACAAAGGCTCTTTCAATTCAGAAACCGTATTCCAGCCCATGTGAGGAACGAGATCAAGAGGTGGAAACCTTCTAACATCACAATCAAAAATTCCCATTCCTATTGTGTTTCCTTCCTCATTATTTTTACACATCAACTGCATCCCGAGGCAAATTCCCAAAACAGGCTGCTTCAAACTTGGAATTAACTGATCTAAGCCTTTTTCTCTTAAAACTTTCATCGTAGAAGAAGCTTCTCCAACGCCTGGAAAAATAACCTTATCAGCATTTTTTATCAGTTCAAAATCATCGGTAATGATTGAATTTGCGCCCAATCTTTCTATAGCATTCTGAACAGAATTCACGTTTCCGCCGTTGTATTTTATAATCGCTATCATTTTATAAACTCCCTTTTGTTGATGGTAAATTATAGTTTTGATCAGTTTGATTAACTGCCATTTTTATCGCTTTTGCAAAAGCTTTAAAGATTGATTCAATCTTATGATGCTCGTTTTCACCCTCAGATTTAATATTTAAATTGCATTTTGCAGCATCTGTAAAGGATTTAAAAAAGTGATAAAACATTTCTGTCGGAACATCGCCAATTTTTTCTCTTTTAAAATCAGCATCCCATACCAACCAAGGCCGCCCGCCAAAATCAATCGCCACTTGAGACAGACAATCGTCCATCGGAAGTAGAAAACCATATCTTTCAATTCCTTTCTTCTTACCTAAAGCTTGTAAAACTGCCTTTCCAAAAACAATTCCGGTATCTTCAATCGTGTGGTGTTCGTCAACCTGCAAATCTCCGTTTACTTTAATTTTTAAATTTAAATTCCCGTGTTTCGAAATTTGTTCGAGCATGTGATCAAAAAAATGTAAACCAGTTGAGATTTCAGAATTTCCGTTACCGTCAAGATTAACTTCAACTTCAATCTCGGTTTCATTGGTCTTTCTATAGACTTTAGCTTTTCGTGGAATTTGCCTTAAATATTGATAGATTTCATTCCAGTTTCTCGTCGTCAATTCCGCATTTTCATTTTCAACTTCACTGATGAGGATGGCTTTTGAACCTAAATTTTTAGCTAACTGAATATCGGTCAGCCTGTCTCCAATCACAAAGGAATTTTTCAAGTCGTAATTCCCGTAAACATATTTCCCCAACATTCCGATTTCAGGTTTTCTATTGGGCGAATTTTCATGCTCAAAACTTTTATCAATCAGAATGTCGCCGAAAACAATTCCCTCATTTTCAAAAGTTAGCAGCATTTTCTCCTGCGGTTTTATAAAATCTTCAAACGGAAAACTATCTGTTCCCAAACCATCCTGATTGGTTACTATCACCAGTTCGTAGTCGAATTCCTTTGCTATTTTAGATAAATTTTGAAAAATTCCCGGATAAAATTCAAGCTTTTCCAAAGAATCAACCTGAAAATCTGTTGATGGCTCAATGATTAAAGTTCCGTCGCGATCGATGAATAATACTTTTTTCATTTTAAATATTTTTTAAAGTATTGATTAAAAGTTCATTTTCATTTCTATTTCCGACATTGATTCTGATGCAGTTGGGAATCTGAGGAAATCTTTTGCTGGTCAGAATTTCATTTTCAAGTAATTTTTCATAAACTTTTTCTCCTTCTGTAAATTCAATCAGAAAAAAATTAGCATCCGTGGGATATACTTTCGTAACACATACTATGTTTTTAAGCTGATCTTTTAACCAATCTCTTTCTTTCAAAATTTCATTCAAATTATTTTGAAAATCTTCGACCTGATCCAATTTTTCTAAAACTAAATTCTGACTCAAAATATTGACATTGTAAGGCGATTTGACCGTGTAGATAAAATTAGTGATTTCTACCGATGAGTAAGCAATTCCCACTCTTGCTCCGGCCAAACCCCAAGCTTTTGAGAATGTTTGCAAAACAATCAGATTGGGATATTCATTGATTAATTCAAGACTAGATTTTTGTTCTGAAAACTCAATATACGCTTCGTCCACAACCACAATTCCGTTAAAATTTCGGATGTAAAATTCAATGTCCTCGATTGAATTTCCTGTTGGATTGTTAGGTGAACATAGAAATAATATTTTAGGTTGATTTTCTTTTATTATATTTAAAAAATCTTCCTTTACAATTTCAAAATTTTCATTGAGATTGAGCTGCAAAACTTTATTTTCATTGATTGCTGCATAAAATCCATACATCGCAAAAGATGGATTCATAACCAAAACAGAATCTTTTTTTGGTTCGCAGAAAATCTTTATAATCAAATCGATCAATTCATCACTTCCGTTTCCGATGGCAATCTGACTGGCTGAAATGTTTTTAAAAGCCGATATTTTTTCTCTTAGATTCTTGTGCGTAGAATCCGGATAGCGATTAAATTCACCAAACGGACTTTCGTTCGCATCCATCAATAAAGGATTTTCAAATGCATTATTATCTCTAAAACTGATGTAAGGTCTTAATTCTGAAATATTTTTTCTAACTAATTTTTGAATATCTATTGTTGTCATCATCTTATTTTAATCTAATGGATACTGCATTTTTGTGGGCTAAAAGACCTTCTGCTTCCGCCATGAGTTCAATCGTTTTTCCTAAATTCTCTAATCCTTTTTTCGAAAGATTTTGAAACGTAATTTTCTTCACGAAACTGTCTAATGAAACTCCG contains:
- the hisB gene encoding bifunctional histidinol-phosphatase/imidazoleglycerol-phosphate dehydratase HisB; amino-acid sequence: MKKVLFIDRDGTLIIEPSTDFQVDSLEKLEFYPGIFQNLSKIAKEFDYELVIVTNQDGLGTDSFPFEDFIKPQEKMLLTFENEGIVFGDILIDKSFEHENSPNRKPEIGMLGKYVYGNYDLKNSFVIGDRLTDIQLAKNLGSKAILISEVENENAELTTRNWNEIYQYLRQIPRKAKVYRKTNETEIEVEVNLDGNGNSEISTGLHFFDHMLEQISKHGNLNLKIKVNGDLQVDEHHTIEDTGIVFGKAVLQALGKKKGIERYGFLLPMDDCLSQVAIDFGGRPWLVWDADFKREKIGDVPTEMFYHFFKSFTDAAKCNLNIKSEGENEHHKIESIFKAFAKAIKMAVNQTDQNYNLPSTKGSL
- the hisC gene encoding histidinol-phosphate transaminase, translated to MMTTIDIQKLVRKNISELRPYISFRDNNAFENPLLMDANESPFGEFNRYPDSTHKNLREKISAFKNISASQIAIGNGSDELIDLIIKIFCEPKKDSVLVMNPSFAMYGFYAAINENKVLQLNLNENFEIVKEDFLNIIKENQPKILFLCSPNNPTGNSIEDIEFYIRNFNGIVVVDEAYIEFSEQKSSLELINEYPNLIVLQTFSKAWGLAGARVGIAYSSVEITNFIYTVKSPYNVNILSQNLVLEKLDQVEDFQNNLNEILKERDWLKDQLKNIVCVTKVYPTDANFFLIEFTEGEKVYEKLLENEILTSKRFPQIPNCIRINVGNRNENELLINTLKNI
- the hisIE gene encoding bifunctional phosphoribosyl-AMP cyclohydrolase/phosphoribosyl-ATP diphosphatase HisIE: MKIDFNKTNGLVPVIIQDERTLQVLMLGYMNEEAFNKTKEEGIVTFFSRSKNRLWTKGEESGNFLTVKNIQIDCDQDTILIKVIPKNTVCHTGNFSCFGEKDSKGFLYELESKIAQRIDDQVENSYTYSLFQRGINKVAQKVGEEAVELVIEAKDENADLFKNEAADLLYHFLILLKAKNFSLDEIEEILLDRNQ
- the hisH gene encoding imidazole glycerol phosphate synthase subunit HisH: MIAIIKYNGGNVNSVQNAIERLGANSIITDDFELIKNADKVIFPGVGEASSTMKVLREKGLDQLIPSLKQPVLGICLGMQLMCKNNEEGNTIGMGIFDCDVRRFPPLDLVPHMGWNTVSELKEPLFSEISEEYDLYFVHSFYCELSESTTSVCDYILPFSASLQKDNFFATQFHPEKSGEFGNQLLKNFLKI
- the hisF gene encoding imidazole glycerol phosphate synthase subunit HisF; amino-acid sequence: MLKKRIIPCLDIKDGTTVKGINFEGLRNAGNPIDLAKKYENEGADELVFLDITATIEERKTFVELVKNIAKELSIPFTVGGGIASVEDVRKLLEAGADKISINSSAVKNPYLISELAKEFGSQCIVVAIDTKFVNDDDWVFVKGGREMTALKTLDWAKKVEELGAGEILLTSMNGDGTKNGFDLRLTKLISENVNIPVIASGGAGKIKDFEDVFNQTKATGALAASVFHFGEISIDGLKNELKNRNINIR
- the hisA gene encoding 1-(5-phosphoribosyl)-5-[(5-phosphoribosylamino)methylideneamino]imidazole-4-carboxamide isomerase; the encoded protein is MKIIPAIDIIDGKCVRLSKGDYNTKKIYNENPLEVAKEFEDSGIQFLHLVDLDGAKSKHIVNQKVLETIAKETSLHIDFGGGLKTEDDIEIAFNSGASKITIGSIAVQNPEFCFQLIEKYGSEKIILGADCENQKIKTSGWLEESDKNVIDFILDYQKKNIQNVICTDISKDGMLEGTSTKLYQEILDKTTIQLVASGGISCIEDVYLMKEIGCAGTIIGKAIYEGKISLNQLQNFIQNA